One genomic region from Candidatus Eisenbacteria bacterium encodes:
- a CDS encoding pyridoxal 5'-phosphate synthase glutaminase subunit PdxT (with PdxST is involved in the biosynthesis of pyridoxal 5'-phosphate; PdxT catalyzes the hydrolysis of glutamine to glutamate and ammonia; PdxS utilizes the ammonia to synthesize pyridoxal 5'-phosphate), with the protein FIRAPRILDVGKNVEVLGTLRGEPVLVRQRNILAAAFHPELTMDPAVHEIFLSLLSS; encoded by the coding sequence TCTTCATCCGCGCCCCTCGAATCCTTGATGTCGGAAAGAACGTTGAGGTGCTCGGAACCCTGCGCGGCGAGCCGGTCCTCGTCCGCCAGCGGAACATCCTCGCCGCCGCGTTCCATCCGGAGCTGACGATGGACCCGGCCGTGCACGAGATCTTCCTAAGCCTCCTATCGTCCTGA